The sequence CTTGAAGGGGGGGTTAAAACGTTTTTCCAAATCGACTTAGACATGGATCATTAGAAGCATATTTTGAGtttatgtgctttattttagaATAGGCAAGGAACCACAGTCTGCCATCATTATAATATAGCACAATAAAGAAGTGTTAAGAATTCATCCCTGCAACAAATTGTTGTCTGAGGTTCTGTTAATACTCTTTGTTCACACTATAAAAATTCTCAATTTTGTAACAGTAATTAATATTGATCCTAGTGAGTTTGTTGGGTTCTTGAAATTGAATTTTGTCTGGAAAATCCTTGAGTTTGATATTTAAGAAGGTGTTGGAACCCTGACATTGATGCAAAGATTTGGTGAATATTATAAGATATGCTTGCCCAGTTTCATTGTAGCTCAAAATGTTCATTAAACAGAAACCATACTGAAACCAAAAAAATGGGATTATGAGGTAGTCGATATTGTGAGCTGAGCCTCTTCTTTCCCCAATTGCCCTGGCCACTACAGTATTTCACCTTTGATACTTGCTGACTCTTTTAAGCTCACAGAATGGCTTCTCTATTTGGTGTGTTTTTTAGAGCACACCAGCTCCTCTACCTCCCCCTCCCAGCACTATCTCATTTGTGTATCTTCACCCCCTCCCTTCTCATTCTCCTGGCATCCACTCCCAAATTAATtcccgtccgtctgtctgtcttccttctGTCCCCAGCGggctttgtcatcaccaccccTCAGGGCACGCTCGTCTCCCCAGCCTCCTGCTCGCAGTCCTTCGTCTCGggccaccccaccaccaccatgatcGTGTCcgccctccacccacccaactCGGGTAAGAGTGCCATCCAGCCTGCCTCTGACTGCTCGTGTGAATATGATGTTGAGCCCACACAGTCATCTGCCAGTTTAGATTCCACCAACGTTGGGGCTTTTGGATTAGTTCTCAAAccttcagcacagcacactccATTAGAATGTAGTCTTACCGAGAGCTGTAAAGGCAGAGACTTTATTTACTGTGTGCTGTTAGAATACCCTGGGCACATTCCATGACGGGCAGTTAAATCACATAAACCCTCATATAGATTCACCTCATGCGCAGAAGCGTGACTGCTTTTGACTCGGCAGCTTTGCTTTGAGGCGCTGGTTGCTCTGTGCTCTGAGTGCCAGAGTAGCACTCTAAATACTGATGTGATGAGTATCGAGTATTGAATTTTGAATGGTCAGAGAGAGTCAACCGACAAGTTTAGCTAGATCTGTAGCTTATGTAACCCCCCCCTCCCGACTCCCCTAGAAAAGAAAGATGTCAATCAAGCCCCCATCGTCATCCCGACGCCGGGGAAGCGCGGCAGGAAGAAGAAGTCTGAGATGTCACGCGTGGGGCCCACTGCCACGGGCCACGTGCTGCCCACAGGCAGCGAGGCACTGATCTTGGCACACCTGGCGGCAGGTGGACAGGTGTGTTTCTATGAGTCTCCATTTTCAAAACATGTTTAGTCAGTACGTTAATAGCATTTGTTATGTTTTTCACGCCATAAAGAAGTAATGGTGATTTTTTTTAGCAGAAATACATGAATGGAAGTGTTGCAATTTGAACTTTGTTTTGCAGCATCACCCATCTGACCCTTACGATCTGTCCAATGAGGACGAGGAACATGCGGTGAAGAACGGGACCAAGACGTACAGGTACAGCAACACGCGAGGGTCAAACTTCCCCTCAGCCCCCGCGCATTCCCATCCAAACCGTGCAGGTGGTCGAATGGCTGCACACCTGCACTCCACATGCCTGTATGTGCACAGGTTAGAGTAGGGCGAGACCCAGGGATGTCTAGAAGCTTCCGCTGAGCTCGGCTTCAGCGCACTGGCACCGCTGCATTGCATGGCTGCATCCGTGGCAGGGCAGACACAGGCAGGGGAACAGCAACAACACGCGCTCTCACCCGCTTGCGCTTCCGTaggggtgcagagagagaatgagtgtggtTGTAGATGCActtggaaagctgtgtgtgtgtgtgtgtgtgtgtgtgtgtgattgtgtgtgtctgcgcgcgcACGCTTCTGACCATCGCTGCATGCGCAAGCCTTCCATCTCTCATGGCCCCATGAACCAGACCTTGCACTGCGCTCACAGGACGAGCACCCCCagcccgcccccccgcccccccgccccctcacccccgcccctctccctccacctgtCTCACTGGCTTAATCACTCTTTCTCACCAACTCTGTGCCGGCGCTGGTGTGATCTtcgcctctctttctctcggctgctttctctctccacacagcaTCTGCCATGTTTGTCCTGCTGCCGCTGCCTTGTTTTCACAGAtctcacctcttctcctcctcctcctcttcctcctcctcctctctcttctctctgtgcctTGTCATCCACACCTCCCTGACCTTTTCCTCTCCCGCCTTTGTTATGCTGCTCACTCAATCCCCTCAACGTGATTTCATCCTGTctacttctcttttctttctccttggTCTCCTCATAaatcattttcctctctcccccccccccccccccacactttgTGTCCTCACTCCCTACTTCATTTTTATCTCTTGCTGTCCCTCCCTTCTCATTTTTTCccgttttccttttctttcactGTCTCCTTCGTTCACTCCCTTCCGTCcttcattccctccctccctccctccctcctggtctctgtgtctctctcgtCCGTAGGTGCCGGATGTGCGCGGTGACCTTCTTCAGTAAGTCAGACATGCAGATCCACGCAAAGTCTCACACAGAGGCCAAACCGCACAAGTGCCCCCACTGCTCCAAATCCTTCGCCAACTCCAGCTACCTGGCGCAGCACATCCGCATCCACAGCGGGGCCAAGCCCTACACCTGCTCCTACTGCCAGAAATCGTTCAGGCAGCTCAGCCACTTACAGCAGCACACACGGTACTGCCGGCTGCCCGTGAGAcggcccctctctcctctctcccccgccCAGAGCGGGCCTTACGTGTGGGTGTAgaatggagtggagtggagtggaggagtgggtggGAGGCTGTAtgtaactgtttgtgtgtgtgtctgtgtgtctgtgtgtgtgtgtgtgtgtgtgtgtgtgtgtgtgtgtgtgtgtgtgtatgtctgtgtgtctgtgtgtctgtgtgtctgtgtgtgtgtgtgtgtgtgtgtgtgtgtgtgtgtgtgtgtgtgtgtttcgggggGCAGGGGTGTTGGGAAGTGGATGGTgtgaggtggggtggagagggagagtggagtaGAAGGCAGGGTTCCTCAAATCATTTTCAGGCTATTGAGATTGTTCTCTACTGAATGGGGGATTCTCTGAATTGGTAAACAAAATTTATATTCAAATGTCTGGTTTGAGGACTACTGCTTTAGATTTGTGGTGTTTCAGTATGCTGTTTGTGGTGAGAGATATTGTgagagcgctgtgtgtgtttctgtgtatgtgcgttgctgtgtgtgaataaatgcaTTTCAAAGCAGATGTAAAAAGAGGTCTACCGTGCAGAGAGAGTGCAGAATATAGAAGGAGGAGACCGTAGCTCGGATAAATGTGATCTGTGTGCGTCTGGGAGTGACGCGGATCAGAATGATCAGTGTGATATGCATTTGAATTTCGTTGCTGTTTCGTTGCATGACCTTCACTTAAGATTTCCCTGAAATGCACTTAAAATCATATCCAAAATTGGACTATTAAGCAGACAGTCCAAGGCGAGCCAATGAATTATAGTGAAATCAATTTAGGTCCTGTCTTGGAAGGCTGAAATTGTAGGTTAACCCTCAAGCTATGCACACATTCCCTTTTAGTTTAATACGTTTCTTGGCATGCATACTcaactctgtctccctctcaacTTTCACTGTCTTCCCCTGCTATCTCTCAACCATTGCATGTCATTCCAGGCAAgctttgtgtgtaaacaatagGCATCCCCGTTGCTGGTTTTTAAATTAGGCTTTTTATTCCCGGCGTTTGTCTTGCCAAATAGTGACAGTGTTTGAATCCTAGCAGATTGTCCTTCACTTGTGTGTCAGACATGAGAGGCGTCTAGAAATCCCCCACCCGTGGCACAGGCCCCGGTGCAGCTGGAGTCAGGCTTGTCCTTGAGTCTGTGTCGTAGCCAAACATCGGCAAACATCTGGCCACAACAGCTGCCAgcgctctcccctcccctcatctcaCCTCTCTTCACCTCATCTCATCACTCCTCCACTCCGTTTCTCTCCACTTCTTCCCCCAAATCCTCCCTCTGACTTATTTACTTCCCGGGGATTTAGCTGTGGCTCCACAGTAGTGATTCGGCATTGTTATAGCCGtgtaagaggggggggggaatcctttccagagataagagagagaggagggggggggggggggggggggggacagagcagtgcagacagaaaacagaggcagacagaggggaGCGAGTGGGtggtgttgccatggcaaccatgCATTGTTGATGGGTTTTTGTCTCGGCATCTGCACTCCTCAAACATGATTCTCAGCGTGATAGAGTGGCATCCAATGACCTGCAATTACACTGCGTAAACATGGCACCTCTGGGCTGGGACGATGCCCGCGCTCCTGTTCTGACGTGTGTCTGCTGCCCTCTTGGGTTTCAATTTTGTCAGCACAGTTTCTGGTCCgatgaaatgaataaatcatgatctctcttttctctctccttgctcCTCGAACCGCTGGCGCTCTCCTGAAGAAATCACACCGAGTCCAAGCCACACAAGTGCCCCCACTGCACCAAGTCGTTTGCCAACACCAGCTACCTGGCCCAGCACATCCGCATCCACACGGGTGTGAAGCCCTACGCCTGCTCTTATTGCCAGAAGACCTTCAGACAGCTCAGCCACTTACAGCAACACAACAGGTCATTATACCAGCAGCCCCGCCGCCCTCCCCTCGGCAGAGCCCTCTTTTGTTTTGGTGTCGGACTCGTTAGTTATCCACGTCCTGGAGACACCGATCTCTCTCTGCTATCCTCAATGTGATTCAATGTGATCCCTCGTCCTCCACAAATCAACTCCTCCTTTTGCAGTCTGTTCATTATGGGTGATAAATGATTCAATGGCCGgaggctgactgtgtgtgtgtgtgtgtgtgtttgtgtgtgtgtgtgtgtgtgtgttgtacaggaTCCACACGGGTGACCGGCCGTATAAGTGTGTGCATCCTGGTTGTGAGAAAGCCTTTACCCAGCTCTCTAATCTACAGGTGAGTCTGTAACTAACTACATAATATCATTTATCCTGGGACCGTTAAATTGCCCTTTTCCAAACCCACTTGAAGCTGTTGTATTGAAACTATTATCAGAATAATGACACTTGAGTGTCTTAGATGTATTACGTTAGTATTATTTTTTTGCAATGTTAGAGGCGTTGTTACCTCACAAGTATCCCAGCGTTGGCCCTGAATAATACACTCAATGGATCATCTTCGCCAAAACAAACTTCTCTTAAGTGCCTGGAGTGCCTCAGTCCCATACCATGTTTAAATCTtaatgagtctctctctctttctttctctctctctctctacctctctctacctctgtctaCCTCTGTCTTCACTGCTCTCAGTCGCATCGCCGGCAGCATAACAAGGACAAGCCCTTCAAGTGCCACAGCTGTAACCGTGGCTACACGGACGCCGCCAGCCTGGAGGTGCACCTGTCCACTCACACGGTCAAACACGCCAAACTCTACTCCTGTGGCCTGTGCAACCGCACATACACATCGGTATGTGTGCAAGCCCCCAACTGCTACTAAAGTAACACCATCATTGCTATGCTTACATGCATAGTTTATCCAATAGTTACTATGTTCATTTATGTGGTTGTGTGATGTTTTGCACATTGCAAAGGCCTGAAtgggacatacattttcttaaGTTAATTAAACACTACCATTTAAATCTACTAATACCTCATTTGTGACCCTCCATAGCGAAAACAAAATTGTGCTCACACGAACGGCCATAAGCTTTCTAG comes from Sardina pilchardus chromosome 6, fSarPil1.1, whole genome shotgun sequence and encodes:
- the znf384b gene encoding zinc finger protein 384b isoform X2, encoding MMEESHFNSSYFWSHVPTVQGQIENAMFLNKMKEQLGPDKNSPFSHSGPHYPAAVLTVPGSVAMDVAGGRVPKQEGGGGGSSHLHPPHTSQNITVVPVPSSGIMTAAGFVITTPQGTLVSPASCSQSFVSGHPTTTMIVSALHPPNSEKKDVNQAPIVIPTPGKRGRKKKSEMSRVGPTATGHVLPTGSEALILAHLAAGGQHHPSDPYDLSNEDEEHAVKNGTKTYRNHTESKPHKCPHCTKSFANTSYLAQHIRIHTGVKPYACSYCQKTFRQLSHLQQHNRIHTGDRPYKCVHPGCEKAFTQLSNLQSHRRQHNKDKPFKCHSCNRGYTDAASLEVHLSTHTVKHAKLYSCGLCNRTYTSETYLMKHMRKHSPDVMSAAVVVAQHAQSGANQNQGQNPSSSAGGGAQNRGDRGDNRPGGGTGGGSGGGGRGGGGQSQGGHGTPGSYPQVEGVPCPFDLHQYKTVAAGDIQYKPVSVASLAAHKDLCLTVATSTIQVEHLNS
- the znf384b gene encoding zinc finger protein 384b isoform X1 codes for the protein MMEESHFNSSYFWSHVPTVQGQIENAMFLNKMKEQLGPDKNSPFSHSGPHYPAAVLTVPGSVAMDVAGGRVPKQEGGGGGSSHLHPPHTSQNITVVPVPSSGIMTAAGFVITTPQGTLVSPASCSQSFVSGHPTTTMIVSALHPPNSEKKDVNQAPIVIPTPGKRGRKKKSEMSRVGPTATGHVLPTGSEALILAHLAAGGQHHPSDPYDLSNEDEEHAVKNGTKTYRCRMCAVTFFSKSDMQIHAKSHTEAKPHKCPHCSKSFANSSYLAQHIRIHSGAKPYTCSYCQKSFRQLSHLQQHTRNHTESKPHKCPHCTKSFANTSYLAQHIRIHTGVKPYACSYCQKTFRQLSHLQQHNRIHTGDRPYKCVHPGCEKAFTQLSNLQSHRRQHNKDKPFKCHSCNRGYTDAASLEVHLSTHTVKHAKLYSCGLCNRTYTSETYLMKHMRKHSPDVMSAAVVVAQHAQSGANQNQGQNPSSSAGGGAQNRGDRGDNRPGGGTGGGSGGGGRGGGGQSQGGHGTPGSYPQVEGVPCPFDLHQYKTVAAGDIQYKPVSVASLAAHKDLCLTVATSTIQVEHLNS